One Helicoverpa zea isolate HzStark_Cry1AcR chromosome 30, ilHelZeax1.1, whole genome shotgun sequence genomic window, GAACTTGAACTTGAGAACCGTTACTCTCGATACGAAGAGTTGTATTCGAACTTAGCGTCGCGATCCTACCGACTGCGACAGTTACGTTTCCGGCGGTCGGgattttcattacatttttttaattattaaaattaatttaattacattaaaagtatACAAGATAGGCTAATGGTTGATATCGAACTGACTAATACAATGAAAAACTATAATATCCAGTATCCGGTAAAAAGAATGCTTGCATAAAGTGCATGGTGACAGTGCTGCTAACTCAGCGCAACGGCTGTTACGATGAGTTAACTCGGGCACAGCGTGTTTTAGAGGATGCAGGgcgctttttttttaaaaagttcCACAAATTCAGTTTCACTTGTATATGGCGAttttcacactgccccgcatcatgcTGTatattgcgtgtcgacgcagctacgcgcgttcctgcgggaatGCAGATcggcatcatcgtgcgggttttttgcgtattcacgcgcgtaggtgcgttttgtagattcacgcacggcggctctcattTATTCGCCGTTCTCTGTGGTGGTCGTGCAGTACTGAGCATTGTTTCACTTTCTGCGCTCTGTCACTGAATTCATCACATTTCATATTCCAGATAGCTGGGTGGTTTTCAATTTCGAAAATGAATCGATCGATATCGAGATCCAATTTCAAACACATACGTCACGGCCCGCATCTATCGCGGGGGTGCATGTATCttcgcgtgtatgcgcgtggtccgcatgaacgcgcgtggatgcattttctgTGTGTTGGACTGTGCgagttttccatacaaacgcagatacttacaagcaacggaagaacacgcatccacgcgctacgctgcatcatacGGGGTAGTGTAAGAATCGCTTTTGAGGGCAATGGATTTTTGAACGTTTTTGTaagcaattttaaaaattttctCCTGTTCCTGTCTCTCCATAGTTACTGTGAGTGTCAATATCTGAGGGTACATAGTATTTTGGATCCGCGAGTTCAATGTTTTGTGGTAAGTCtcaagtttaaaataatccTGGAATAAACGGATTTTACGAATATGCGGCGGTGTTAGTCGGGGTGACCAACGTAGAGAAACatagacacatttttttttttaattatttccttGCTAAACGATCTAGCGTCTGGCAAGTGAAGGACAATACCTTTTTTATAGGAAATTataaaatgacccctcccgctgtgtgtgcagcgtgagggagtgtcagactcttactgactaaaacccaccatgttccttcgccctatatgtaccagggccgcggtaactctttcgaacaattccgcagccctgACAGGTAGAAGGTACTACCTTATGTTAAGTAGAATATAAACAGATACGAACGTAAAATCGTACTATATTGAAAGAAACCACcactgttatatttttaagatgATATTGTATCAATCagcatatgatttttttttttctgtaacttTAATGCCATTTTATATAAACGATTTTGATTCTTATTCCACTGATTTCacaattatgtattttgaaataaaaactcaactattttaattgaaaaaaaaagtcaaaatcgtttaatTAGAATGAAATCAAGGCTTAGTTATAAGTTGTTTTCAATGGTCGCAAGTTGTGTATATGcttcatgaaaataaatgtctttttatattatattttgtttttttttttatagttgaaCCGGCTGTTTGTCCCGGGTGAACTTCTTTCTGTACCTGGATATAATATAGCCTAACCTTAGGCCCTAACTGCAGTTAGGTAAAGATAGAATTTACACATTAGACACATACAAGTAGGTAATGTTaaattcctatctttagtaGGCAAGACAATCAtcccatcctccgagcctttttcccaatcatgttggggtcggcttccagtctaaccggattcagctgagtaccagtgctttacaagaagcgactagaCAATAGAGATacgaatattgggaacggccgtaagTCAACTGTCACCTGAGATATTGTAGcatcccaacagtgaaaggatttttcaaattggttcagtaatttGGAAGACTTTAGggtaaaaacaagaaaatatttgtactgtgtaaaatattgtgtaaatatttggagaaaaggtgaaggttgtgacgtataaggaagttcaggagttggcgctagataggtgtaaatggaaggagctgcgcCGACAAGAGCTGgactcttaaattaatgatgatgatgaaaatatttgaaaaaataaaattcagagcagtttaaattaaaattttattcttgACAAAACGAAAGGcacttaaagaaaaaaatactgaaaaaattaTATGGGGATCAACCTTTCTGGGCAAATCGCTTCAACCGCCACATTTGAACATTTTCCACGGTCAAGGTCATTCATGATTTATGGTCGGCGAATCGCAGCACAGAGAAGTTTTCACTGTTTAACTATTAGCAAAATATTCCTAACTATATAGCTATtctcgcggttccacccgcgttcCCGCAAATGGGTGAAACGTAGTTTTTTATCCTAAAGGACTGTGCCCAAGCCAATAATTTTATCCACAGGTACTTTGAAATACCCTGTTTAACTTGACAATATACTTCAGTTTGGGCATTCAGCTttaagacaatatttttttgttctaattTTCTCAATTggctacctacctacctatcagTTTATGTATTTTGAGGCACGACGAAATTAAAAAATGGCGTACTAAAAGAGAAAAGAGATTAGGTAGGTAGCGAAAACTATAGTATGGACaccacataattaaaaaaatacgaaacattAGAATTTAGAACctcctttttaggaagtcggttaaaacaataacatagtCACACttaaaaatttataataacagaAGACTATAAAATCACAAATTACAATTTGGACTTCAAAATACCTGCACAAAGTAACCaaacaaaatagaaataataaccACAACTAAAAAACTACAAACAACCGCATTTAGAACCTCCTTAGAGAAGTCggttagaaaaaaaactatctttgCGTAATTTTGATCCTACCAGTGTACTTTTCATCGGTAAAATTCTCGTAAACTAACTCCGGTGTCCTAGGTTCCTCAAACGCCTTTTGGAAACTAAGCAAAAATTCTCTTTGCTTTTCATAAAATTGCCTATTATTTCTTGAATTTTTCGATATCGCAGCCAAAGTTGTGTTTACCCAAGCCTCGTAATAAGGCTTCGTTTGCTGGTCGATAGAAGCCGGGGCCCACCTAGCGACTTCAGTTGGCGGGGACTGACTATCTTTCATCGAGCCATCCGGGGAAGGTACGTACCTAAACTTCCTATCTCTTCGTttatcaattttctttttcactGGCACAGACTTCTCTTTAATACTACAACGGCTCGAAGAAGGCCTGGGTTTAAATTTCAACGAATTAGTATCAGTGTATTTTGACACTTTCTGCTTTCTTGCACCATCAACTGGGATCTTAATTTCTAAGGGAGTCAGTTTACGTTTCGGTTCAACAAAAGTGACTGCTTTGTAGATTTTCACGGAGCCATTTTTGCACATAATAGTTTTGATCATAGGTTTCTTTTTCGCGGAATTCCTTTCTGGTTTACTCTTGTCAGTTTTGGCTGAATTTTTGTCTTGTTTTGAAGGATTCTTGTCGATTTTACGATCCAGTATTTCGGTTTTTGCTGATGACGGTGCTGATGGTCTCGTTTGCGTCGTTTCTTCGGCTAGCTGTTTTTCTGCTTGTTCCACAACTGTGAAGGGATAAAGATATGTTAGGGACCAGCTGTTTTATAGTGAAAGAATGCTCTCGGATTTCGATTTCGACATTGTGACGATGATTCGATAGAGTACTTAGTTTGATAAGACCCTGATGGGAACAGGACCTCCCTACCTAAGAGAATCAAGGGCCAGCGTATAACATCACCACAACAGCATTACCAAAGTGGGTTTGTGTCGGGCAGGCGACCAACCTTTAGCAGCATGGATGGGAAATACGTGATGAGGTCTTATTGAcaaaccccaaataaaattgggataagagtAGAAGGATGATGAGTTTGAAAAGACACGTTTCTCAAATACATACCAGGTTTACAATCTTCGCTGACAACATTAATAACTTTAATATTACTCCCGTTTCCACTGCTATTGCAATTTCCAATGCCATTCTCTCTCTCTGGCTTCTTAACCACATTCGTATGATCACTTTTATTCGTCGAACTCTTGAGTTTTAACGTGTACTTATCTCTTATTCTCTTTCTTAATTGCACATGAGGATGGGACTTGTCTTGTCCATATCTGTTCATGTtagtattttttctattttcatcGTTAATGTGTTTCCCTTCCCTTTCAGTCGGCTTTTTGACTAAAATATTTATCCTCATTTTTTCTAACTTCTGATTACTTAGCACTTTTTCATCCGAGTCTCCGCCTTCGGGATACTTTTGCAAATTTTCGTGATTTTTCTTTATAACTTTATCGATAATCTTTATTAATTCACCTCTATCTTTATCTTTTTTGCCGGAACCCTCGTTTCTTTTCCTTTTGTCCATTGCTAACGCGtacaatttatatttgttaCACTGAGAATTTTGGAGCTGTtcaattttgtgtttgtttaaaaTGATCTGTCAGTTGACTTGCCTTCTAGATTTTGTGAGcgatttcatttttgtttttggttcGAATTTACTcaagtagtttaagttttattatgttATAGGCAAGTATAATGGCGTCctcggccgatttcggccacggcggctgttctcattgaaggagatcagccagctgcgcaggacatattatagtgcacgagcatttgcgcagacacaggtgcactccctattccttcactctcattacccgatgggacggcaatcccaCACgacggaaagagatcaggcgcaggacctctccgatgcacgggtgaatcaatcaccaacttccagactacgggctgttttgtgaaagtttaagaaaacctacaaagcgatttcggcccgacccgggaatcgaacccgagacctcgagcacagcagccgcgcttgcgaccactaaaccaacgaggcagttattcAAGTATATagcataggacgtccaccaacaaggtggacagacgaccttatgaaggttgccggaagacgctggatgcaggtcgcctccaacaggtatctgtggagatcaaaggatctatgttcagcagtggacgtcctatgactgagatgatgatgatgatgacaggcaagtacctatagatatagaatggtaaaaacatttttcgaaCCTTTCTGCCGGCTACGAAACCAGCTAGGTACCTACGTtgctagattttttttaatcaggtCCTACCGAAAACATGATGAATCGAATGAAATTGCTTATTGATTTCTTCAAGCTATCATAGGTACCAAAAGTCGTCGAGATTGGTTAAGAGGTTCGACCGGGAAATGACGCACAGGCAGACAGACAAAAATGCTGTAGGTGCCTACAAATCGGCAAACAGTGAAGAAAGCTCTTCAGCCCTTCAATAGATAACCTTAACCGACCTCTTTCAAAAATACCATAAACAAAACACCGCCATCTAGAAAAACGAAACGTCAcccatttatttacactttcgaaaataatgcaaaaacaaataaaaaaaatgcctcTACCTATCTAATTTACCTAAGCAACAAAAACAagcaaaatatacatttttaaacatgGATAAGCCAAAAACCAAAGTTGTGAAATCAAAATCTTCTAACAGCGCTATTACTACAAAATCGGAGCCGAAAAAGCATAATAAAAAAAGTCGGAGCAATGCAGAATTTCAACCACTTATACTTAAAAAGAGGGGAGTTTATGTTGAGAAGAAAGCTACAAATATATCTATCAATGAACGTGATATCAGTCCAGTTGGTAAGAATTAAATGCTAACTAGGTATATTCCATTTGAGTAAATGATGGTACTTGTAAttctaacctccccactcagagacatttaatggttatttAATCCATTCCTTAgtaaaggatttgtatgacattccgtcactaaggagtgacataagtacctaatcattaaatgtctctgagtggggaggtaattAACTAAAGGTAAGCATGCATCGAAGAGTAAGTAAGTAAATGatggtcctgcttgtgatctctctccggtagtatcggattgccgtcctatcGGGGTATCTTCTTCTTTTCGAGTTAGTTgtaggtttaatcacctagcaagctggtgtcagagttttctcaaatccgcctgacggcctctgacggaAAACTGTAACAACGCCGGCGACGCGTGCCATCCCAGGCACGGGGGTGTAACACAGACAACTTCCaaactacgggctgctttgtgaaagtatCTAAAACcctcaaagcgatttcggccgcCCCTTAAATCGAACGTTCTTTCATTTCCGAGCGCGTGTTAGttaagtatatgtatattttcagGGACATATTATGTTTCTTTAGGTTTTATCACAATTCCTAATATGtagctcagctgaatccggttagactggaagccgaccccaacatagttgggaaaaaggctcggaggatgacagtTCCTAATATGTAACAtcttacttttctacagatgaAAACTTGCCTGTTCAGTATGATTCAGACTTAATGGCGGCTCGAAACATCGCGCGGGTCGAAACGCAAGATTTAAAAACAGGTAAAATATCTGTCCTGGCCACTTCTACAAGTTCTTTCTCTCGCAATATAAGTTGCTAACAATGTAACtcctaaataatgaaattaagtaaaattatctacagcaaaatatttttttcttattagcgTGTACAAGTCACCAAATACTTCCAGGTTTCGCCAACACGATCTCCCTTCTTGTAAACTTTCTCTTTCACTATTTCAGATCTCCCTCTCTTACCAAAACTTCCAGTGAGCCCAGTCTGCCCACGAGCCATCCCCCGACCAGGCAGAAAGAGGTTCCTCGCCTCCGTGCTTAGCATCCTTTCAAAATCCACTACAGGTACCCAATACCCGGACGCTGACGACTCAGAGAAATTCAAAAGGATAGAACGAACAAAAATGAGATTCAGAAAGAAGAGAGAAGAGGACTCTATACAAGAAGAGTTCTCTTCTTCAAATAATTCTAAAAGGAGAGCGAAATATAGGTCTAGATACATCTTCAATGATGATGACAGTGAGTTAGAACAGTTGGTTGTTCTACAATCTACTAAAGAAATTACACATACCCCCTCCAACCATTCCGATAGAAGTGATACTTTTAAAGATGCATTGAGCAAGGAGCCTGAATCTCTAAGATGGGCGGACGTCTTCCCGACTTTAGGTAAAAAGAAACTAGACATTCCTGCACTAGAGGACATTAAAGAAGTGCCACTCAAAATTCAGGAACCGGTTGTCAAAATAGTAGAAAGAGACCCGTCAACCATGGTAGCAGAAGTACCTAAGAAAGATGACAAGAAGTTCTATAATTTTTTCGTCGATCTCTTAGAAACTACTTTCAATGTTTACAATGTCAAAACTGAGTTTAATCCTCCAGTGGCTTCAAGCGTAAATTCTTCCAAAGTTGCTCTGGAAATTGACGAATCGGTCGCGAAAAagttgaatataaaaaataaggagCCTGCTAGTGAAGATGTGACTAGAAAGCCGTCGTTCAAACacttttattgcattaaaccgGACGGCGAAGGGGGCTGGAATGATAAACAATTACTAGAACATTTTCAGCCAAAGAGCGTAAGGCGATCTCGAACAACTTCGCCGTCCAAATCGACGAAAAAAAGACGAAAACTACGATCAGAGTCTTTCAACAACACAAAACCGAAAGCCCTAACATTAACCAATAGCGTGATACTACCAAAAAAAGTACTTTTAAAGAAAGATagaaagaaaaactttattaatttacttaaagaGCAATTGAAAATGGATGACGATGCATTTGAGGAGCCACAGAACTTCTACCAAGCGTTAAAAGTAATGGCTAGAAATAAAAGGAGGTGTCAAAAGTCTATACATTTTCATCCCAAAAAATCAAGCGAAGGTGACGTCCACGTATGCCAATTTAAACGAAGAAGGTTGCTTTCAGCTAGCACAAAGTCTAGCAGCAAAAAGTCTGGGTACCGCCCCGAAAGTGACTTTATAAAAAACTCTTTTATTAGAAGCTCAGACACGGCTAGTACTAAGAAACATACGACGATTACAATAACTGAGTCTACAGAGAACGAAATACCGTCTCAACATTCCTTAGAAGTGTTCGGTTTTGATTATGAACCGGTACCAAGAAAGGTGCCCGAAGTGTACCCATCTTTTACGCCTTCTGTATGTACTAGCATGCAAGACCAGATGAGCTTTTTGAAAGAAACGGACAGTGGAGCAACTTCTGTGGTGACGGGACGTAGGCAGTTTGCGAAAAGACCTTTGAGCGAACTGATAGAGTAGAGcatatgaaaattaataaaaaaaaacattgtaatatgCATTATGGATTgcggttttattttatgctatATTTTGGTATGTTAAGATACCCTGGAACGTCGCAGCAGGCCGATAGGTAAAATTCGTTCGCCTTTCATAAGGATTTGtgaaaaattaagttttattcgGTAGATTTTGAGTATCGAGGATTGTTGGGGACATCAAAGCATATTATAGGTATCAATGGATTTAggcacttaaaaaatatataaattatttacaatgtaAGTATCTATGGAAATGGAACTTCTTTTCGTCATAAAAcctttcgttaaaaaaaatatcggcaAATATCAGTACCTCAATACTCATTTACTAAGTACGAAAGGTGTTCTGTGTCACAAATTCCTTAATAGGTAGAACAATGCTAAACATATTCACTTACCTAATCTGCATTTTCGAGAATAACTTGATTCTAAATAACTCACTTGAACGTTCCTATTGTTCATTAATTTCATAATCtcgacaaaaacaaaacaaaggcgCAAGTAGCGCAAACAAAGTCATAAATACCGACTGTACTAATGACCATCTCGCGTTGACCCTTTATGGAACCATAAtccattgttataaaatatgacagttgtaaaaaaatattgtatcgtCTAATTAGTGTTAATCTCTTTTTTTAAGTTAACTGCCTTCCAGGTACTTTTTATTGTTGTAGGTATCGAAAggaatatgtataaataa contains:
- the LOC124644548 gene encoding uncharacterized protein LOC124644548; protein product: MDKPKTKVVKSKSSNSAITTKSEPKKHNKKSRSNAEFQPLILKKRGVYVEKKATNISINERDISPVDENLPVQYDSDLMAARNIARVETQDLKTDLPLLPKLPVSPVCPRAIPRPGRKRFLASVLSILSKSTTGTQYPDADDSEKFKRIERTKMRFRKKREEDSIQEEFSSSNNSKRRAKYRSRYIFNDDDSELEQLVVLQSTKEITHTPSNHSDRSDTFKDALSKEPESLRWADVFPTLGKKKLDIPALEDIKEVPLKIQEPVVKIVERDPSTMVAEVPKKDDKKFYNFFVDLLETTFNVYNVKTEFNPPVASSVNSSKVALEIDESVAKKLNIKNKEPASEDVTRKPSFKHFYCIKPDGEGGWNDKQLLEHFQPKSVRRSRTTSPSKSTKKRRKLRSESFNNTKPKALTLTNSVILPKKVLLKKDRKKNFINLLKEQLKMDDDAFEEPQNFYQALKVMARNKRRCQKSIHFHPKKSSEGDVHVCQFKRRRLLSASTKSSSKKSGYRPESDFIKNSFIRSSDTASTKKHTTITITESTENEIPSQHSLEVFGFDYEPVPRKVPEVYPSFTPSVCTSMQDQMSFLKETDSGATSVVTGRRQFAKRPLSELIE
- the LOC124644563 gene encoding uncharacterized protein LOC124644563, whose product is MDKRKRNEGSGKKDKDRGELIKIIDKVIKKNHENLQKYPEGGDSDEKVLSNQKLEKMRINILVKKPTEREGKHINDENRKNTNMNRYGQDKSHPHVQLRKRIRDKYTLKLKSSTNKSDHTNVVKKPERENGIGNCNSSGNGSNIKVINVVSEDCKPVVEQAEKQLAEETTQTRPSAPSSAKTEILDRKIDKNPSKQDKNSAKTDKSKPERNSAKKKPMIKTIMCKNGSVKIYKAVTFVEPKRKLTPLEIKIPVDGARKQKVSKYTDTNSLKFKPRPSSSRCSIKEKSVPVKKKIDKRRDRKFRYVPSPDGSMKDSQSPPTEVARWAPASIDQQTKPYYEAWVNTTLAAISKNSRNNRQFYEKQREFLLSFQKAFEEPRTPELVYENFTDEKYTGRIKITQR